The following are encoded together in the Coleofasciculus chthonoplastes PCC 7420 genome:
- a CDS encoding isocitrate lyase/PEP mutase family protein, with protein MNNHLGYQLRQDMKTRDIIPFMGVYDVFSASIAGKYYDSIFISGFSFAASYYGLPDIGFIAWSDIVAFVQRVKTVLPQHYLLVDIDDGYVDTEVACHVVSLLESIGASGVIIEDQKRPRRCGHFEGKLLMELPDFLQKLKRVLVTRKDLVVVARTDATDMDDILRRTTAYAEAGADAILADGITSLEVIKTLKCHLDKPIVFNQIAGGKSPICSLTELKEAGVSLVNYSTPCLFAAQTALEETMKRLREQDGFLLKNKIGVGECTALLNQNLVSNDK; from the coding sequence ATGAATAACCATTTAGGCTATCAATTACGCCAAGACATGAAAACCAGAGACATTATTCCGTTTATGGGAGTTTATGATGTCTTTTCGGCATCAATTGCGGGGAAGTATTATGACAGTATTTTTATTAGTGGGTTTAGTTTTGCTGCCAGTTATTACGGTTTGCCCGATATAGGGTTTATTGCCTGGTCGGATATTGTTGCCTTTGTCCAACGGGTAAAAACAGTGCTACCACAGCATTACCTTCTTGTGGACATTGATGACGGCTATGTGGATACTGAAGTCGCTTGTCATGTTGTGTCTCTGTTGGAATCGATTGGTGCTTCCGGTGTAATTATTGAAGACCAAAAACGACCGAGACGGTGTGGTCACTTTGAGGGGAAACTGTTAATGGAGTTGCCGGATTTTTTGCAGAAGTTGAAACGAGTTCTGGTAACCCGAAAAGATTTAGTGGTGGTGGCGCGAACAGATGCTACAGATATGGATGACATTCTTAGAAGGACTACAGCCTACGCCGAGGCGGGAGCTGATGCGATATTGGCAGATGGGATTACCAGTTTAGAGGTGATTAAAACCCTTAAATGTCATTTGGATAAGCCGATTGTATTTAACCAAATTGCTGGGGGTAAATCACCCATCTGTAGCTTGACTGAACTTAAGGAAGCGGGGGTGTCTCTGGTTAATTATAGTACCCCTTGTTTATTTGCCGCTCAGACTGCCCTAGAAGAGACAATGAAACGGCTGAGAGAACAAGATGGGTTTTTGCTAAAAAACAAAATAGGGGTAGGGGAATGTACGGCGCTGTTGAATCAAAATTTGGTGAGCAATGACAAATGA
- a CDS encoding AMP-binding protein — translation MSPFDQHISELSANPCIPSLFNNQAQKNPDAIAITAPGRIPLTYQGVWHHLQQVVTTLNAMGISRNDRVAIALANGPEMAMAFLGVASGATCAPLNPTYRAQEFDFYLSDLNAKVLITQSGVAEPAKEVAQARGIPILELSPQLDAAAGLFSLTGGQPGNLNPGGFAQPDDVALVLHTSGTTSRPKMVPLTHRNLCTSAQNIRVALNLEPGDRCLNVMPLFHIHGLIGALLSSLSAGASVVCSPGFYAPQFFAWVDEFKPTWYSAVPTMHQGILARVEANREIIARCPIRLIRSSSAPLPPQIMAALEEAFKAPVIESYGMTEASHQMASNPLPPHVRKPGSVGIAAGPELGIMDETGNLLPLETVGEVVIRGANVTQGYENNPDANEKAFTHGWFRTGDLGYLDADQYLFLKGRIKEIINRGGEKISPREVDEVLLDHPAIDQVVTFAAPHTLLGEDVAAAVVLREKASVTEQDIKEFAAERLAEFKVPRVVLFVDEIPKGPTGKRQRIGLAEKLGLTASDPIAPRPDYTPPCTGIEAELVQIWSQVLGVESVGIHDNFFQLGGDSILAAQITNRVRQAFQVELSFLVFFQQPTVARMAVKIAQCQAEAMKSEELAEMLADIDALSDEDAQRLLDQMQ, via the coding sequence ATGAGTCCTTTTGACCAACATATCTCAGAGCTTTCAGCTAATCCGTGTATTCCCAGTTTATTCAACAATCAAGCCCAGAAAAATCCTGATGCGATCGCGATAACTGCACCTGGGCGTATCCCCCTTACCTATCAGGGGGTTTGGCATCATCTGCAGCAAGTTGTCACCACCTTAAACGCCATGGGTATAAGTCGTAATGACCGAGTGGCGATCGCTCTTGCCAATGGTCCGGAAATGGCGATGGCGTTTTTAGGGGTAGCCTCGGGTGCAACGTGTGCCCCCCTGAATCCAACCTATCGCGCCCAGGAATTTGACTTTTATCTGTCGGATCTCAATGCCAAAGTCCTGATTACCCAGTCAGGAGTCGCTGAACCCGCCAAAGAGGTTGCCCAAGCACGCGGAATTCCCATTCTAGAACTGTCTCCCCAACTCGACGCCGCCGCCGGACTGTTTAGCCTAACAGGGGGTCAACCGGGTAATCTGAATCCGGGGGGATTTGCCCAACCCGATGATGTGGCTTTAGTCCTCCATACCTCCGGTACAACATCCCGTCCCAAAATGGTGCCATTGACTCACCGTAACCTCTGCACCTCTGCACAGAACATTCGTGTCGCCCTAAATCTCGAACCCGGCGATCGCTGTTTGAATGTTATGCCCCTGTTTCATATTCATGGCTTAATTGGAGCTTTGTTGTCATCCCTGAGTGCGGGGGCGAGTGTGGTTTGTAGCCCTGGGTTTTATGCGCCTCAATTTTTTGCCTGGGTGGATGAATTTAAACCCACCTGGTATTCAGCAGTTCCCACCATGCACCAAGGGATATTGGCACGGGTTGAAGCGAATCGTGAAATCATCGCACGTTGTCCCATCCGGTTGATTCGTTCCTCTTCGGCTCCCTTACCCCCTCAAATTATGGCAGCGTTAGAGGAGGCATTCAAGGCTCCGGTGATAGAATCTTATGGGATGACGGAAGCCTCTCATCAAATGGCAAGTAATCCCTTACCCCCCCACGTCCGAAAACCAGGTTCTGTTGGTATTGCAGCCGGTCCAGAATTAGGGATTATGGATGAAACGGGTAACTTGCTCCCGTTAGAAACCGTTGGAGAAGTGGTGATTCGTGGCGCTAATGTAACGCAAGGCTATGAAAATAATCCCGATGCCAATGAAAAAGCCTTTACCCATGGTTGGTTTCGCACCGGGGATTTGGGTTATTTAGATGCAGATCAGTATTTATTTCTCAAGGGACGAATTAAGGAAATTATTAATCGAGGCGGCGAAAAAATTTCCCCCCGCGAAGTGGATGAAGTGTTACTAGATCATCCAGCTATTGATCAGGTGGTGACATTTGCCGCTCCCCATACCTTGTTAGGTGAAGATGTGGCAGCGGCAGTCGTTTTGCGTGAAAAGGCATCGGTAACTGAGCAAGACATTAAAGAGTTTGCTGCCGAGCGATTGGCGGAGTTTAAAGTTCCCCGTGTGGTGCTATTTGTTGATGAAATTCCCAAAGGACCGACGGGTAAGCGGCAACGAATTGGTTTGGCAGAAAAACTGGGACTTACTGCTTCTGATCCAATTGCACCCCGCCCCGACTATACTCCCCCGTGCACGGGAATTGAAGCGGAGTTAGTGCAAATTTGGTCTCAGGTGTTGGGAGTGGAATCCGTGGGAATTCATGACAACTTTTTCCAGTTGGGTGGCGATTCGATTCTCGCTGCTCAAATTACCAATCGGGTACGACAAGCTTTTCAGGTTGAGTTATCGTTCTTGGTGTTTTTTCAACAACCTACGGTTGCTCGCATGGCGGTGAAAATTGCCCAATGTCAAGCAGAAGCCATGAAGTCTGAGGAGTTAGCGGAGATGTTAGCGGATATTGACGCCCTCTCTGATGAAGACGCCCAACGATTGCTGGATCAGATGCAGTAA
- a CDS encoding non-ribosomal peptide synthetase, with translation MTNNSINNYITQLSSAKRALLEQRLKQKAVQAAFAQSIPQLRDRDSAPLSFSQARMWFLDQLEPRNAAYNRPSNIHLTGQLNVSDLEQSLNEIVRRHDILRTRFPAVNGQPTQVIMPTLTLTLPIIDLSNLPQNQRDAEVQRLAIQEAQQHFNLSQLPLINAILLRLSQEEHILLITLHHIIFDAWSMGVLIQELVALYEAFSTGQSNPLPELPIQYADFAQWQRQRWQGEGLQSQLAYWKQQLGGELPVLELPTDRPRGAIQTFQGARHSLLLPKQLSDALKALSQREGVTLFMTLLAAFQTLLYRYTGQKDVIVGTPIAGRDRTETEPLIGVFINTLVLRTQIQGTITFRELLSRVREMALAAYKNQDVPFEKLVEELQPERDLSHTPLFQVLFQLRNVPNKIVKLQDLRFIDCQFDRGIAAFDLTLDIIDKTEGLFCQFEYNTNLFNKTTIQRIANHFQVLLEGIITQPVQVISRLPILKESQRHQLLVEWNNTQTDYPKDKCIHQLFEEQVEKTPDAVALVFNQQQLTYRELNNRANQLAHYLQTLGVKPEDLVGICVERSLDLIVGLLAILKSGGAYVPFDPTDPAERIAYMLEDAQVGMLLTQDSLVKELPVGNPQLIPLDSQWQIISQQSSENPLTVVTADNLAYINYTSGSTGKPKGVKVLHRGVIRLLFGIDYVHLDAQQRLLQMAPISFDAATFEIWGALLHGARCILFPETVPTAQTLKEVIHTHNITTLWLTSALFNGIVAEDAEALSGVPQLLTGGEALSVKPVKKALAALPSTQIINGYGPTENTTFTCCYSLPKQLPGTELSISIGRPISNTQVYLLDAYFQPVPIGVTGELYIGGDGLARGYLNRPELTGEKFIPNPFSYQTNARLYKTGDLARYRADGNIEFMGRIDNQIKLRGFRIELGEIEAVLTQHISVQYAVVIVRKDQLGHKRLVAYFTSNSEQSITDELRSFLKSKLPDYMIPSAFVKLEALPLTSNGKVDRRALPKSEIEDTLSNKFIPPRNSTEAQLAAIWSSVLGIDNVGINHNFFELGGHSLLATQVISRIRQAFNVELPLRALFEAPTVAELAERIETIRWVIQPFASKDQNAISDDEQGEL, from the coding sequence ATGACAAATAACAGTATTAACAACTATATTACTCAACTCTCATCAGCGAAACGGGCATTATTAGAGCAGAGGCTGAAACAAAAAGCAGTCCAGGCGGCTTTTGCACAGTCTATCCCCCAACTCCGCGATCGCGACTCAGCACCCCTGTCTTTTTCTCAAGCAAGAATGTGGTTTCTTGACCAGTTGGAACCGAGAAATGCTGCCTACAATCGCCCTTCTAATATTCACCTAACGGGTCAATTGAATGTCTCTGATTTGGAACAAAGTCTCAACGAAATTGTACGTCGCCACGACATATTACGGACTAGGTTTCCGGCAGTCAATGGGCAACCGACTCAGGTAATTATGCCTACATTGACCTTAACATTGCCTATTATAGACTTAAGCAATTTACCCCAAAACCAGCGAGACGCTGAAGTTCAACGTCTGGCAATTCAAGAGGCACAGCAGCACTTTAATTTATCTCAATTACCCTTAATCAACGCCATTTTATTGCGACTCAGCCAGGAAGAACATATCTTACTAATTACCCTCCATCATATTATTTTTGATGCTTGGTCAATGGGGGTTTTGATTCAGGAACTTGTCGCACTTTATGAAGCGTTTTCTACAGGTCAATCCAATCCTTTACCAGAGTTGCCCATTCAATATGCTGATTTTGCTCAATGGCAACGACAACGGTGGCAGGGAGAAGGGTTACAGTCTCAGCTAGCTTACTGGAAACAGCAGCTAGGGGGTGAATTACCTGTTCTAGAATTACCCACGGATCGACCCCGTGGAGCCATTCAAACCTTTCAGGGGGCGAGGCATTCTCTACTGTTACCGAAGCAACTAAGTGATGCACTTAAGGCATTGAGTCAACGGGAAGGGGTAACATTATTTATGACCTTGTTAGCAGCCTTCCAAACATTACTCTATCGCTACACGGGTCAAAAAGACGTTATTGTCGGGACTCCAATTGCTGGACGCGATCGCACGGAAACAGAACCACTGATTGGTGTGTTTATCAATACCTTAGTCTTGCGGACGCAAATACAGGGAACTATTACGTTTCGAGAACTGTTGAGTCGGGTACGTGAGATGGCTTTAGCCGCCTATAAAAATCAAGATGTACCCTTTGAGAAATTAGTAGAGGAACTGCAACCTGAACGAGATTTAAGCCATACTCCTTTGTTTCAGGTGTTGTTTCAGTTAAGGAATGTTCCGAATAAAATTGTCAAACTACAGGATTTAAGATTTATTGATTGCCAGTTTGATCGCGGCATTGCCGCTTTTGATTTGACCTTAGACATTATCGATAAAACTGAGGGACTGTTTTGTCAGTTTGAATACAACACAAACTTATTCAATAAAACAACGATCCAACGCATCGCCAATCATTTTCAAGTCTTGTTAGAGGGAATCATTACTCAGCCAGTACAGGTAATCAGTCGATTACCCATTTTAAAGGAATCCCAACGGCATCAGTTATTAGTGGAGTGGAATAACACTCAAACCGATTATCCCAAAGATAAATGTATTCATCAGTTATTTGAAGAGCAAGTCGAGAAAACACCGGATGCTGTAGCCCTAGTATTTAATCAACAACAACTGACTTACCGAGAATTAAATAATCGGGCTAATCAATTGGCACACTATCTGCAAACATTAGGTGTAAAACCCGAAGACTTAGTCGGGATTTGTGTTGAGCGTTCCCTAGACCTGATTGTCGGACTATTAGCTATTCTCAAATCCGGTGGTGCTTATGTCCCCTTTGACCCAACTGATCCGGCTGAACGTATCGCTTATATGCTCGAAGATGCTCAAGTAGGAATGCTGTTGACTCAAGACAGTTTAGTCAAAGAACTTCCCGTTGGTAATCCTCAACTCATTCCTTTAGATTCACAGTGGCAGATAATCTCTCAACAAAGCTCAGAAAATCCTCTGACTGTTGTCACTGCTGATAACTTAGCTTACATTAACTATACCTCCGGCTCAACAGGCAAACCCAAAGGCGTAAAAGTTCTGCACCGAGGGGTGATTCGTCTACTGTTTGGCATCGATTATGTCCACCTAGATGCCCAACAACGATTGTTACAAATGGCACCCATTTCTTTTGATGCGGCTACCTTTGAGATTTGGGGAGCGTTGTTACATGGTGCCAGGTGCATCCTATTTCCCGAAACTGTGCCAACGGCTCAGACATTGAAAGAGGTCATTCACACCCATAACATCACCACCTTATGGCTAACATCGGCATTATTTAATGGGATTGTGGCTGAAGATGCCGAGGCGTTATCGGGAGTCCCACAATTACTCACGGGCGGAGAAGCCCTTTCAGTTAAACCAGTTAAAAAAGCACTGGCGGCTTTGCCATCAACTCAGATTATTAATGGATATGGTCCGACGGAAAACACGACATTTACTTGTTGCTATTCTTTGCCCAAACAGCTTCCAGGAACTGAATTATCAATCTCCATCGGTCGTCCGATAAGTAATACCCAAGTTTATCTGCTTGATGCTTATTTTCAACCGGTGCCCATTGGTGTAACCGGGGAACTCTATATCGGCGGTGATGGACTAGCTAGGGGTTATCTGAATCGCCCCGAATTAACAGGGGAGAAATTTATTCCTAATCCTTTTAGTTATCAAACTAATGCCCGTTTGTACAAAACCGGAGATTTAGCGCGGTATCGAGCGGATGGTAATATTGAATTTATGGGTCGGATTGATAATCAAATTAAACTGCGGGGTTTCCGGATTGAGCTGGGAGAAATTGAAGCGGTTTTAACCCAACACATTTCAGTGCAATACGCCGTTGTCATTGTCAGAAAAGACCAACTCGGTCATAAACGTTTGGTTGCTTATTTCACCTCTAACTCAGAACAATCGATTACCGATGAATTACGCTCGTTCCTCAAATCTAAGCTACCGGATTATATGATTCCATCAGCTTTTGTTAAATTGGAGGCGTTACCCCTAACGTCCAATGGCAAAGTTGACCGTCGCGCTTTACCTAAATCTGAGATAGAAGATACACTATCCAATAAGTTTATCCCACCCCGTAACTCGACAGAGGCGCAATTAGCGGCTATCTGGTCATCGGTTCTAGGAATTGATAACGTGGGAATTAATCACAACTTTTTTGAGTTGGGAGGACATTCTTTATTAGCCACTCAGGTGATTTCCCGTATCCGCCAAGCTTTCAATGTAGAGTTACCGTTGCGTGCTTTGTTTGAAGCGCCGACAGTAGCTGAATTAGCCGAACGCATTGAAACAATTCGTTGGGTCATACAACCCTTTGCATCTAAGGATCAGAACGCCATCAGCGATGACGAACAAGGAGAACTATGA
- a CDS encoding thiamine pyrophosphate-binding protein produces the protein MIYTNSDYLVDQLTQNQTQFVFTIPGKLIDPLFESVVNSSQIQPIIANHELGAGFMADGYARAAQNRGVCLCIGAPGASNLLTAAITARLDRSSVLFIVGSISVAQEGFGAFQDGGMQGTRDYELFQRAVDYAAKVTQPERFDEYLKQALTATAFELRCPAFLSIPLDVQQAVYSPKKPMAESNPALPILPKPSDINWTNLCQFLNHNQNILLLVGQLASTQEAQWLLALAEKFCLPVAIVASAKGIMPEHHPLCLGTFGFSGNQRATHALARDDIDAIVLIGVNLSEPDCLGWTPQNYLEERLFLINQNPLQRFTLSCERQLLISNYSAFLQNFFELDHQQLAGLWHSKPLRQQWLQSLQAVAWNPNLGSEGFDLAIPLEPLLNTLNQQLPDDTLLCVDAGVARRVAGYAWRCKIPFSFFSAHSTAPMGWAIAAGVGVQLAHPEKTVLVVTGDGSMRMHGFEIATAARYQLPIIYVVCNNQAYGSVYARYAPQSAASQHTKLPPINWVQLAQSLGVAGTKVSTLPALKLAIEQALSRRQPFVIEAITPIIQPLYP, from the coding sequence ATGATTTATACCAATAGCGACTACCTTGTTGATCAGCTTACTCAAAATCAAACTCAATTCGTTTTTACAATCCCTGGAAAATTGATTGATCCGTTGTTTGAGAGCGTCGTTAATTCATCCCAAATTCAGCCCATTATCGCCAATCATGAATTGGGTGCAGGCTTTATGGCAGATGGCTATGCGCGTGCTGCTCAAAACCGGGGAGTTTGCCTATGTATCGGTGCGCCTGGTGCTAGCAATTTACTCACGGCGGCGATTACGGCTCGTCTTGATCGCAGTTCAGTATTGTTCATTGTTGGTAGTATTTCAGTTGCACAAGAGGGTTTCGGGGCATTTCAAGATGGAGGGATGCAAGGAACCAGAGATTATGAGCTTTTTCAACGCGCCGTGGACTATGCGGCGAAAGTGACTCAACCTGAACGATTCGATGAGTATTTAAAACAAGCCCTAACCGCTACGGCTTTTGAGTTACGTTGCCCAGCTTTTCTTTCTATCCCCCTTGATGTTCAGCAAGCCGTTTATTCCCCAAAAAAACCGATGGCTGAGTCGAATCCGGCGCTCCCGATACTGCCAAAGCCGTCAGACATCAATTGGACTAACCTTTGCCAATTTTTAAATCACAATCAGAACATTCTCTTGCTCGTGGGTCAACTTGCCTCTACTCAAGAAGCGCAATGGCTGCTTGCCTTAGCCGAAAAATTCTGCTTACCCGTAGCAATTGTTGCTTCGGCTAAAGGCATTATGCCAGAACACCACCCGCTTTGCTTAGGAACGTTTGGTTTCAGTGGCAATCAACGGGCAACTCACGCTTTAGCTCGTGATGATATTGATGCTATTGTGCTAATTGGTGTAAATCTGAGCGAGCCAGATTGTCTGGGCTGGACTCCTCAAAACTATTTAGAAGAGCGTTTATTTTTAATTAACCAAAACCCTCTCCAACGATTTACCCTAAGCTGTGAACGCCAATTACTGATTTCCAATTACAGTGCATTCTTACAAAACTTTTTTGAATTAGATCATCAGCAGTTAGCCGGATTGTGGCACTCAAAACCATTACGTCAACAATGGCTTCAGTCATTACAAGCGGTAGCGTGGAACCCGAATCTAGGTAGCGAAGGGTTTGACTTGGCGATTCCCCTTGAGCCGTTGTTAAACACGTTAAATCAGCAACTCCCTGATGATACCCTGCTCTGTGTTGATGCTGGTGTAGCTAGAAGAGTGGCAGGGTATGCGTGGCGATGTAAGATACCCTTTTCCTTTTTTTCAGCCCATAGTACCGCACCAATGGGCTGGGCGATCGCGGCGGGAGTGGGGGTGCAACTTGCCCATCCGGAAAAAACAGTATTAGTTGTCACCGGAGACGGTTCAATGCGAATGCACGGATTTGAAATTGCCACCGCTGCCCGCTATCAATTACCCATTATCTATGTGGTTTGCAATAATCAGGCTTACGGTAGTGTTTATGCCCGTTATGCTCCGCAATCTGCCGCTAGTCAACACACCAAACTTCCTCCAATCAACTGGGTTCAGTTGGCTCAGTCTCTAGGAGTAGCAGGAACAAAAGTTTCTACCTTGCCAGCTTTGAAGTTAGCGATTGAGCAAGCCCTATCCCGTCGTCAGCCCTTTGTCATTGAAGCGATTACCCCGATTATTCAACCCCTCTATCCCTAA
- a CDS encoding SDR family NAD(P)-dependent oxidoreductase: protein MRFKNKIAVITGASSGIGKATATLLAKEGSTVVLNARKEEQLEAVAAEIARNYTSPLVIRGDICEALTLDRLVQKPLEQFGRIDIWINNAGGGAPAKPLEQITMTEWNEILNRNLSSVFRCCQKVATVFKQQQYGRIVNVSSLAGRDKSLLAGVDYSASKAGLIGMTRHLAALLASDNITVNTVAPGATLTERIAQRWSTLSPEAQQKIIDTIPLGRLGKPEDIAPAIAFLASDEASYITGAVIDVNGGCFMS, encoded by the coding sequence GGTGATTACGGGAGCGTCTTCAGGGATTGGCAAAGCGACAGCAACGTTGCTAGCAAAAGAGGGATCAACCGTAGTTTTGAATGCCCGAAAAGAAGAACAGCTAGAAGCCGTTGCAGCGGAAATTGCTCGGAACTATACATCGCCTTTGGTAATTCGGGGAGATATTTGTGAGGCTCTAACCCTGGATCGGTTGGTGCAAAAGCCTCTAGAACAGTTTGGACGCATTGATATTTGGATTAATAATGCAGGAGGGGGGGCACCAGCGAAACCCCTGGAGCAGATTACGATGACAGAATGGAATGAGATATTAAACCGCAATCTAAGTTCAGTGTTCCGTTGCTGTCAGAAAGTAGCTACCGTGTTTAAACAACAGCAATATGGGCGGATTGTAAATGTATCTTCCTTGGCTGGGCGAGATAAATCTCTGTTGGCAGGAGTAGATTATTCAGCAAGTAAAGCCGGTTTGATTGGGATGACTCGGCATTTAGCCGCACTTCTGGCGTCGGATAATATCACGGTAAATACAGTTGCCCCAGGTGCAACATTAACTGAACGCATTGCTCAGAGGTGGTCAACCTTATCCCCTGAAGCGCAACAGAAAATCATCGATACTATTCCTCTCGGGCGACTGGGTAAACCCGAAGACATTGCGCCCGCGATCGCGTTTCTCGCCTCAGACGAAGCCTCTTATATTACGGGTGCCGTGATTGATGTGAATGGAGGATGCTTTATGTCATGA
- a CDS encoding non-ribosomal peptide synthetase yields the protein MNDQPTTLWQILKAQAAIYPEHLALSSLASPPLTYQHLWELVDQTQRQLRQWGICREQRVVMVAPANSAVTLSLSFAIASSAICIPLNPNFTQSEFLTYLQQLHPQALVIVSNCADAAAKAAVQLDLPIILATPLPNRTGWFQLQETTEIKTQSVLSPPSPEDIAFVFQTSGSTAQPKFVPVTHKGLCYSSSNVKDCLQLGTDDICLNVLPLFHVHGLVTNGVVPLIAGNLICLYGNFEASVFWQWLNQSQATWFSVPPTIHQAILQAAPKITPKLPLQFIRSGSAALSPHVKKELTELLNVPFLEAYGMSEALTITNTPLPPSVDKPGSVGKVVNGNVAIINESGEPLPPQQVGEIAVRGNHVTPGYLDNLEANPTAFINGWFRTGDIGYLDAEGDLFLVGRSKEMINRGGEKISPQEVDAVLLKHPQVLEVATFGISHPSLGEDIAAAVVLKENDVSLQHLRDYLFDHLAPYKIPSQILIVESIPRGTTGKIIRQELAAYFSDKLTPIYATPRTETEVKIAQICSEVLGIETIGLDDNFFALGGHSLLATQVISRLRQAFGIELSFLSFFATPTVAGLSQEIEKSYGVKEDYEEGEI from the coding sequence ATGAATGATCAACCGACGACACTTTGGCAAATTCTGAAAGCGCAAGCCGCAATTTACCCCGAACACCTGGCACTGAGTTCTTTAGCATCACCTCCTTTAACCTATCAGCATCTTTGGGAATTAGTTGATCAAACACAACGCCAATTGAGGCAATGGGGGATCTGCCGAGAACAGCGCGTGGTAATGGTTGCACCTGCCAATAGTGCGGTTACTCTCAGCCTGAGTTTCGCCATTGCGTCGAGTGCCATTTGTATCCCCCTCAACCCCAACTTCACCCAATCCGAATTTCTGACCTATCTCCAGCAACTACACCCCCAAGCCCTTGTCATTGTTTCTAACTGTGCTGACGCCGCCGCTAAAGCCGCCGTACAACTCGATCTACCCATTATCCTGGCAACTCCTCTCCCCAACCGCACTGGCTGGTTTCAGCTTCAAGAAACAACAGAAATTAAAACTCAGTCTGTATTGTCTCCTCCCTCTCCAGAGGATATTGCCTTTGTGTTTCAAACCTCTGGCTCAACAGCACAACCAAAGTTCGTGCCAGTGACTCACAAAGGACTCTGCTACTCTAGCTCTAACGTTAAAGATTGTCTTCAATTGGGGACAGATGATATTTGCCTCAACGTTTTGCCGTTGTTCCATGTTCATGGATTAGTCACCAATGGGGTTGTCCCCCTCATCGCAGGTAACCTGATTTGCCTTTATGGAAACTTTGAAGCGAGTGTGTTTTGGCAGTGGCTAAACCAATCACAAGCAACTTGGTTTTCTGTCCCACCCACCATCCATCAAGCCATTTTACAAGCCGCCCCCAAAATTACCCCAAAACTCCCTTTGCAGTTCATTCGCTCCGGTTCCGCCGCCTTATCTCCTCACGTCAAAAAAGAGTTAACAGAACTCTTGAATGTGCCTTTTTTAGAAGCCTATGGCATGAGCGAAGCTTTAACCATTACCAATACACCCCTTCCTCCCTCGGTTGATAAACCTGGCTCTGTGGGAAAAGTGGTGAATGGAAACGTTGCCATTATTAACGAATCGGGTGAACCTTTACCGCCCCAACAAGTCGGTGAAATTGCTGTACGGGGAAACCATGTCACCCCAGGCTATCTTGATAATCTCGAAGCCAATCCAACCGCTTTTATCAACGGTTGGTTTCGTACAGGAGATATCGGATATTTAGACGCGGAAGGGGATCTATTTTTAGTGGGACGCTCAAAGGAAATGATTAACCGAGGTGGAGAGAAGATTTCTCCCCAAGAGGTTGATGCTGTTTTATTGAAACATCCACAAGTGCTTGAAGTGGCAACTTTTGGTATTTCTCACCCCTCCTTGGGAGAAGATATTGCGGCGGCGGTTGTTTTGAAAGAGAATGACGTATCACTTCAGCACCTGCGCGATTATCTTTTTGACCATTTAGCACCTTACAAAATTCCTAGTCAGATCCTCATCGTCGAATCAATCCCCAGAGGAACGACAGGCAAAATTATACGGCAAGAATTAGCTGCTTACTTTTCTGATAAACTGACTCCGATTTATGCGACGCCACGCACTGAGACAGAAGTGAAAATTGCCCAAATTTGCTCAGAAGTCTTGGGGATAGAGACTATCGGATTGGATGATAATTTTTTTGCCTTAGGCGGACATTCACTCTTAGCCACTCAGGTGATTTCACGCCTACGTCAAGCCTTTGGCATAGAACTCTCGTTTCTAAGTTTTTTCGCTACGCCTACGGTAGCCGGATTGAGTCAGGAAATTGAGAAATCCTATGGGGTTAAAGAGGATTACGAGGAGGGAGAGATATGA